A part of Haloarchaeobius sp. HME9146 genomic DNA contains:
- a CDS encoding type IV pilin N-terminal domain-containing protein, with the protein MQLRALVTDDDALSPVIGVVLMVAVTVVLSAAVGAFVLDIGSQVTQKSPNVVVGYDFAVDGASDEYVNLTHTGGDDVKSGNVEVFINGTIAWNDGAQGSWTVGADDWAGGEITGGNQLVLQGGTADVSTGDSVQVIWRKGDSSSILSSKTVS; encoded by the coding sequence ATGCAACTTCGGGCCCTCGTAACCGACGACGACGCGCTCTCGCCGGTCATCGGTGTCGTGCTGATGGTGGCGGTGACGGTCGTGCTGTCTGCCGCCGTCGGGGCGTTCGTCCTCGATATCGGCTCGCAGGTGACACAGAAATCACCGAACGTCGTCGTGGGGTACGATTTCGCTGTGGACGGGGCCTCGGACGAGTACGTCAACCTGACCCACACCGGCGGTGACGACGTGAAATCGGGGAACGTCGAGGTGTTCATCAACGGGACGATCGCGTGGAACGACGGTGCGCAGGGCTCGTGGACGGTCGGGGCCGACGACTGGGCGGGCGGAGAGATCACGGGCGGCAACCAGCTCGTCCTGCAGGGTGGGACTGCAGACGTTTCGACCGGCGATTCGGTCCAGGTCATCTGGCGCAAGGGCGACAGCTCGTCCATCCTGAGCAGCAAGACCGTCTCGTAG
- the hpt gene encoding hypoxanthine/guanine phosphoribosyltransferase: protein MDQLKESLLDAPIIEKNGYHYFVHPISDGVPQLDPGLLREIVIRIIRKAELEEVDKIVTPAAMGIHISTAVSLMTDIPLTVIRKREYGLEGEVSLAQQTGYSENEMFINDVHEGDRVLVLDDVLSTGGTLAAVLGALDEIGADVVDCVAVIKKVGGENKIEESPYDVKTLINVDVVDGEVVIVDEDGDD from the coding sequence ATGGACCAACTCAAGGAATCCCTCCTCGACGCGCCGATCATCGAGAAGAACGGATACCACTACTTCGTCCACCCCATCAGCGACGGCGTCCCGCAGCTCGACCCCGGACTCCTCCGCGAGATCGTCATCCGCATCATCCGGAAGGCCGAACTCGAAGAGGTCGACAAGATCGTCACACCGGCCGCGATGGGGATCCACATATCCACGGCCGTCTCCCTGATGACCGACATCCCGCTGACGGTCATCCGGAAGCGCGAGTACGGCCTCGAGGGCGAGGTGTCGCTCGCCCAGCAGACCGGCTACTCCGAGAACGAGATGTTCATCAACGACGTCCACGAGGGCGACCGCGTGCTCGTTCTCGACGACGTGCTCTCGACCGGTGGCACCCTCGCCGCGGTCCTCGGCGCGCTCGACGAGATCGGCGCGGACGTCGTCGACTGCGTCGCGGTCATCAAGAAGGTCGGCGGCGAGAACAAGATCGAGGAGTCACCGTACGACGTGAAGACGCTCATCAACGTCGACGTCGTCGACGGCGAGGTCGTCATCGTCGACGAAGACGGCGACGACTGA
- a CDS encoding ABC transporter permease → MSMGRKLLRRGAFALFSTYLVISIAFGVIALTNDPNVGSVAYQASNTGQDVDKAVAAYREARNLNDPLVQRWAKWIVGISTGDWGISYSTGQPVLDVIGDRAGMTLAYLVPSIVLAAVFGISFGLFAAFRQHTFSDRLVTTVAYLGLGVPNFWLAYILVDAIVNQHNIIGFPYPIDSSQLFHLGFTLHWGVLPGPELTTTQQYYLLPIATLTTALFAGQLRYARAESLEYIDTEFVKIARAKGAGPIRVARHVIRNAAIPLVSLFFTDMLSVLVLSVFVIESVFNIDGLAALMLQAVSARDMPLILGVTMVVAFVGIVGNFVQDIAYTVLDPRVGSDAD, encoded by the coding sequence ATGAGTATGGGACGAAAGCTCCTCCGGCGGGGTGCCTTCGCACTCTTCTCGACGTATCTCGTCATCAGTATCGCCTTCGGCGTCATCGCGCTGACCAACGACCCGAACGTCGGCTCGGTGGCGTACCAGGCGAGCAACACCGGCCAGGACGTCGACAAGGCCGTCGCGGCCTACCGCGAGGCCCGCAACCTGAACGACCCGCTCGTCCAGCGCTGGGCGAAGTGGATCGTCGGTATCTCGACCGGGGACTGGGGAATCTCCTACAGCACCGGACAACCGGTCCTCGACGTCATCGGCGACCGGGCGGGGATGACACTCGCGTACCTCGTCCCCTCTATCGTCCTCGCCGCGGTGTTCGGTATCAGCTTCGGGCTGTTCGCCGCGTTCCGCCAACACACCTTCAGCGACAGGCTGGTCACGACCGTCGCCTATCTCGGGCTCGGCGTCCCGAACTTCTGGCTGGCGTACATCCTCGTGGACGCCATCGTCAACCAGCACAACATCATCGGGTTTCCCTATCCCATCGACTCCAGCCAACTGTTCCACCTCGGGTTCACGCTCCACTGGGGCGTCCTGCCCGGACCCGAACTCACGACCACGCAGCAGTACTACCTGCTGCCCATCGCCACCCTGACCACGGCCCTGTTCGCAGGACAGTTGCGCTACGCACGCGCGGAGTCGCTCGAATACATCGACACCGAGTTCGTGAAGATCGCCCGCGCGAAGGGTGCCGGTCCCATCCGGGTCGCCCGCCACGTCATCCGCAACGCCGCGATTCCGCTGGTCTCGCTCTTCTTCACCGACATGCTGAGCGTCCTCGTCCTCAGCGTGTTCGTCATCGAGTCCGTGTTCAACATCGACGGCCTCGCCGCCCTCATGCTTCAGGCGGTGAGCGCGCGGGACATGCCACTCATCCTCGGCGTGACGATGGTGGTCGCGTTCGTGGGTATCGTCGGCAACTTCGTCCAGGACATCGCCTACACCGTGCTCGACCCACGGGTCGGGAGCGACGCGGACTGA
- a CDS encoding ABC transporter permease: MATRSGTDRAQFETIDWDAVEPTGGVLTRRSWLFLLSVAAILLLLLYDVFVAAPDPLFHNVGLQQGIQDPFTWDVRGIDWVFMLSLLVFGFYILAPLVDDMARTKRYAAELRKNKSATFALGYLVCFFVFGVVGTIIVGRPSTNVSKTSRPPVSFATPLGRIDLFTLLVLLGVTLLGSWVLLAKFDRDRELAGVAPITGAIARFGLVSLLVSTPLAVLFSVFPFAPLTVAAGAGVLAGVVAVAVWAARADFRLGSETLRGLAVVGGAFAVLFVAGFAVVQTVLYGFLGFDPLATGVVATTCEGAAAVSGGCYGTWAEPLGTNRWGKSMVKLVFDGMRIALQVALISSVLIVPLATLTGTVAGYVGGIVDDLLMSYVDIQQTVPAIVVYMITVHVFGRSLFVLVLVFGLLSWGGAARLVRSEVLQRREEDYITAAESAGAGKTRIMFHHVLPNVSNTVLTSVTRQIPQLVLAEAAIAFLNLNDIMLISWGETVNISLKFLPDGWWMSTIPVVFLAVTVLSFSVLGDALRDVLDPRGGA; encoded by the coding sequence ATGGCGACACGTAGCGGGACCGACCGCGCCCAGTTCGAGACCATCGACTGGGACGCGGTCGAACCGACAGGCGGGGTCCTGACCCGCCGTAGCTGGCTGTTCCTGCTGAGCGTCGCCGCGATTCTCCTGCTTCTGTTGTACGACGTGTTCGTGGCCGCCCCCGACCCACTCTTCCACAACGTCGGGCTACAACAGGGGATACAGGACCCCTTCACCTGGGACGTCCGCGGCATCGACTGGGTGTTCATGCTCTCGTTGCTCGTGTTCGGCTTCTACATCCTCGCCCCGCTCGTCGACGATATGGCGCGGACGAAGCGATATGCGGCCGAACTCCGCAAGAACAAGTCGGCGACGTTCGCGCTCGGGTACCTCGTCTGTTTCTTCGTGTTCGGTGTGGTCGGCACCATAATCGTCGGTCGCCCCTCGACGAACGTCTCGAAGACCTCCCGGCCCCCGGTGTCGTTCGCGACCCCGCTCGGTCGCATCGACCTGTTCACGCTGCTCGTCCTCCTCGGCGTGACGCTGCTCGGGAGCTGGGTGTTGCTGGCGAAGTTCGACCGTGACCGTGAACTGGCAGGCGTTGCGCCGATAACAGGGGCAATCGCCCGGTTCGGGCTGGTCTCGCTCCTCGTCTCGACGCCACTGGCCGTCCTGTTCTCGGTCTTCCCGTTCGCCCCACTGACGGTCGCGGCCGGTGCCGGTGTTCTCGCCGGGGTCGTCGCGGTCGCGGTCTGGGCAGCCCGGGCCGACTTCAGGCTGGGCAGCGAGACGCTCCGGGGGCTCGCGGTGGTCGGGGGCGCGTTCGCGGTCCTGTTCGTCGCCGGCTTCGCAGTGGTTCAGACGGTCCTCTACGGCTTCCTCGGGTTCGACCCGCTGGCGACCGGCGTGGTCGCCACGACCTGCGAGGGGGCCGCGGCCGTCTCCGGTGGCTGTTACGGAACCTGGGCGGAGCCGCTCGGCACGAACCGCTGGGGCAAGAGCATGGTCAAACTCGTGTTCGACGGGATGCGCATCGCCCTCCAGGTCGCGCTCATCTCGTCGGTGCTCATCGTCCCGCTCGCGACGCTGACCGGCACGGTCGCGGGCTACGTCGGTGGCATCGTCGACGACCTGCTCATGAGTTACGTCGACATCCAGCAGACGGTGCCCGCCATCGTGGTCTACATGATCACGGTCCACGTGTTCGGGCGCAGCCTGTTCGTCCTCGTCCTCGTCTTCGGTCTGCTCTCGTGGGGTGGGGCGGCCCGCCTCGTGCGCTCCGAAGTGCTCCAGCGCCGCGAGGAGGACTACATCACCGCGGCAGAGAGCGCCGGTGCCGGCAAGACCCGAATCATGTTCCACCACGTCCTCCCGAACGTCTCGAACACCGTCCTCACGTCGGTGACACGCCAGATTCCACAGCTCGTCCTCGCGGAGGCAGCCATCGCCTTCCTGAACCTCAACGACATCATGCTCATCTCGTGGGGCGAGACAGTCAACATCTCGCTGAAGTTCCTCCCCGACGGCTGGTGGATGTCGACCATCCCGGTCGTCTTCCTCGCCGTGACGGTGCTCTCGTTCAGCGTGCTGGGAGACGCCCTTCGTGACGTGCTGGACCCGCGAGGTGGTGCCTGA
- a CDS encoding ABC transporter ATP-binding protein, with protein sequence MSLLEVRDLSVTFDTDGGTVHAVDGVSFDVDRGETVCIVGESGSGKTVTSESITRLVREPPGSVEAARVSFEGDDLSRIPKKRLRQLRGDRIAHVFQNPQGSLNPVYTVGRQIIEAIRLHEDVSKAAARTRAIDLLDRVGIPTAGERIDDYPHEFSGGQKQRVVIAMAIAANPDLLIADEPTTALDVTIQAQILRLLRDLQDEYGMAMLLITHDLGVVAEVADRVVVMYAGKVMETGDVYEIFENPSHPYTKALLDCLPGRRTGAEGIPGTLPDPKQPPDGCRFANRCPHAIDACREGDHPPLVPVADGSTTHEAACVYYQAGYDASTVRNGSSEAAETEGWSDDANAGWGTGRTDGGTEVDDAVDGESETSRGDTR encoded by the coding sequence ATGTCGCTGCTCGAGGTCCGTGACCTCTCGGTCACCTTCGACACCGACGGCGGGACAGTCCATGCAGTCGACGGGGTCTCCTTCGACGTCGACCGCGGCGAGACGGTCTGTATCGTCGGTGAGTCCGGCTCCGGGAAGACGGTGACCAGCGAGTCCATCACGCGACTCGTCCGTGAGCCACCGGGGAGCGTCGAGGCGGCCCGGGTCAGTTTCGAGGGCGACGACCTCTCCCGGATTCCGAAGAAGCGACTCCGCCAGCTTCGCGGGGACCGCATCGCCCACGTGTTCCAGAACCCGCAGGGGTCGCTGAACCCGGTATACACCGTCGGTCGGCAGATAATCGAGGCGATTCGACTCCACGAGGACGTTTCGAAAGCGGCCGCGCGGACGCGAGCCATCGACCTGCTCGACCGGGTCGGCATCCCGACGGCTGGCGAGCGCATCGACGACTACCCCCACGAGTTCTCCGGCGGGCAGAAACAGCGCGTCGTCATCGCGATGGCCATCGCCGCGAACCCGGACCTGCTCATCGCGGACGAGCCGACGACCGCGCTCGACGTGACCATCCAGGCACAGATTCTCCGCCTGCTGCGGGACCTGCAGGACGAGTACGGGATGGCGATGTTGCTCATCACGCACGACCTCGGCGTCGTCGCGGAGGTCGCCGACCGCGTCGTCGTGATGTACGCCGGGAAGGTGATGGAGACCGGCGACGTGTACGAGATATTCGAGAACCCGTCCCACCCCTACACCAAGGCGCTGCTCGACTGCCTCCCCGGCCGGCGAACCGGCGCAGAGGGCATTCCGGGGACCCTGCCGGACCCGAAGCAGCCACCCGACGGGTGTCGCTTCGCGAACCGGTGCCCGCACGCCATCGACGCCTGCAGGGAGGGCGACCACCCGCCGCTCGTCCCCGTCGCCGACGGCAGCACGACTCACGAGGCCGCCTGCGTCTACTACCAGGCTGGCTACGACGCCAGCACCGTCCGGAACGGCTCCAGTGAAGCGGCCGAGACAGAGGGCTGGAGCGACGACGCGAACGCCGGCTGGGGAACCGGCCGGACCGACGGTGGAACCGAGGTCGACGATGCGGTGGACGGCGAGTCCGAGACCAGCCGAGGTGACACACGATGA
- a CDS encoding ABC transporter ATP-binding protein, which produces MSDRQHQKRERDPLLTVRGLKKHYPITKGLLRREVGRVKAVDGIDFTLYRGETLGLVGESGCGKSTAATSLLRLEEPTDGEVLFHGDVPSDDGGRSSLAGLFGSGRRHSDVDRDDRDVLGFSDTQLKRFRRSGQMIFQDPTSSFDPRMSVGESVAEPLIVHGMDDPDRRRAIVEDLLDRVGLAASDFDRYPHEFSGGQKQRIALARALVVNPEFVVADEPVSALDVSIQAEILSLMRDLQDRFGLSMLFISHDMGVIREICDRVAVMYLGEIVEVAPTEELFQNPQHPYTKALLGSIPEPDPRKRGLGMELTGDVPSPENPPSGCRFHTRCPVVIQPDEVDFPQEEWRRVLDFRQQVENGGIDRDGVVELALARSGSDSEDALSQDDLRRALRAEFDLPGELAEADAEATLSNAIDLVLAENTDAATELLADSFWTPCAQDTPVTERVGDNHTAACHLVEGETMAEAEVSADD; this is translated from the coding sequence ATGAGCGACCGACAGCACCAGAAACGAGAGCGCGACCCCCTGCTGACCGTCCGCGGCCTGAAGAAACACTACCCCATCACCAAGGGACTCCTGCGCCGCGAGGTCGGTCGCGTGAAGGCGGTCGACGGTATCGACTTCACGCTCTACCGTGGGGAGACTCTCGGCCTCGTCGGCGAATCCGGCTGTGGGAAATCCACGGCAGCGACCTCACTCCTCCGACTGGAGGAACCGACCGACGGCGAGGTGCTGTTCCACGGCGACGTTCCCAGTGACGACGGCGGGCGCTCCTCGCTCGCCGGGCTCTTCGGCTCGGGTCGGCGTCACTCGGATGTTGACCGCGACGACCGGGACGTACTCGGCTTCTCGGACACCCAGCTGAAGCGGTTCCGGCGGTCCGGGCAGATGATATTCCAGGACCCGACGAGCTCGTTCGACCCCCGGATGTCCGTCGGAGAGTCGGTCGCGGAACCGCTCATCGTCCACGGGATGGACGACCCCGACCGCCGGCGCGCCATCGTCGAGGACCTGCTCGACCGGGTGGGCCTCGCTGCGTCGGACTTCGACCGCTACCCCCACGAGTTCTCGGGCGGCCAGAAACAGCGCATCGCGCTCGCCCGCGCGCTCGTGGTCAACCCCGAGTTCGTCGTGGCCGACGAGCCGGTCTCGGCACTCGACGTGTCCATCCAGGCCGAGATTCTGTCCTTGATGCGCGACCTGCAGGACCGGTTCGGGCTCTCGATGCTGTTCATCAGCCACGACATGGGCGTCATCCGCGAAATCTGTGACCGTGTCGCCGTGATGTACCTCGGCGAGATCGTCGAGGTCGCCCCCACGGAGGAGCTGTTCCAGAACCCACAGCACCCCTACACGAAGGCGCTGCTCGGCTCCATCCCCGAACCTGACCCGCGAAAACGCGGCCTCGGGATGGAGCTCACCGGCGACGTGCCCAGCCCCGAGAACCCACCATCGGGCTGCCGGTTCCACACCCGCTGCCCGGTCGTCATCCAGCCGGACGAGGTCGACTTCCCGCAGGAGGAGTGGCGTCGCGTCCTCGACTTCCGCCAGCAGGTCGAGAACGGCGGCATCGACCGCGACGGCGTGGTCGAGCTGGCACTCGCCCGGTCCGGGAGTGACTCAGAGGACGCGCTCTCACAGGACGACCTTCGGCGTGCGCTCCGCGCCGAGTTCGACCTGCCCGGTGAACTCGCCGAGGCCGACGCCGAGGCGACGCTCTCGAACGCTATCGACCTCGTACTCGCGGAGAACACCGACGCCGCGACCGAGCTGCTCGCGGATTCGTTCTGGACACCCTGCGCGCAGGACACGCCAGTGACGGAGCGCGTCGGAGATAATCATACGGCCGCCTGCCACCTCGTCGAGGGGGAGACCATGGCCGAGGCCGAAGTCTCGGCGGACGACTGA
- a CDS encoding MBL fold metallo-hydrolase: MKITEGVHALPLTLEVQDQELTINPAAVETERGLILVDTGLPPTVDKLDAALDSAGFDWDDIWAVLLTHQDVDHVGGLTAVIERADPVVFAHRECAPYVDGREHPIKLEDERYPPVPVDVELSDGDRFGTTAGPMEVVFTPGHAPGHISLYFEEASLLLSADALHAPDGDIDGPRVPLDEDLAVDSIETLSEFSFERTLCYHGGFVEDGTGAVEAVLDERED, translated from the coding sequence GTGAAAATAACAGAGGGCGTCCACGCCTTGCCGTTGACACTCGAGGTGCAGGACCAGGAGCTCACCATCAACCCAGCCGCGGTCGAGACGGAGCGCGGCCTCATCCTCGTCGACACGGGGCTGCCACCGACCGTCGACAAGCTCGATGCGGCGCTCGATTCAGCCGGGTTCGACTGGGACGACATCTGGGCAGTGCTCCTGACGCACCAGGACGTCGACCACGTCGGCGGTCTCACGGCAGTCATCGAGCGTGCCGACCCCGTCGTCTTCGCCCACCGCGAGTGCGCCCCCTACGTCGACGGCCGGGAGCACCCCATCAAGCTCGAAGACGAGAGATACCCGCCGGTCCCGGTCGACGTCGAACTCTCCGACGGCGACCGATTCGGGACGACTGCCGGGCCGATGGAGGTCGTGTTCACGCCCGGACACGCCCCCGGTCACATCTCACTCTACTTCGAAGAGGCGTCACTGCTCCTCTCGGCCGACGCCCTTCACGCTCCCGACGGTGACATCGATGGCCCCCGAGTACCACTCGACGAAGACCTCGCAGTCGACTCCATCGAGACGCTCTCGGAGTTCTCCTTCGAGCGAACCCTCTGCTACCACGGCGGGTTCGTCGAGGACGGAACTGGGGCGGTCGAGGCGGTACTGGATGAACGCGAGGACTGA
- a CDS encoding GtrA family protein: MSDDTGLRDTVDDHVDSLTSGVRFGKFASVGVVGAMFDVTTATILSELGVFPELAVFVGIEVAVVVMFLLNDNWTFSEQGAGGILPTLKRLARSNVVRAGGILVQLGTFWVVFRVIALDLDLLGIDAWFVFAKVTGIGVGMLVNYVAESLFTWRVQHD; the protein is encoded by the coding sequence ATGAGTGACGACACCGGCCTCCGGGACACCGTCGACGACCACGTCGACTCGCTGACCTCCGGCGTCCGCTTCGGAAAGTTCGCCTCGGTCGGGGTGGTCGGCGCGATGTTCGACGTGACCACCGCGACCATCCTCAGCGAACTCGGCGTGTTCCCCGAACTCGCCGTCTTCGTCGGCATCGAGGTCGCCGTCGTCGTCATGTTCCTGCTCAACGACAACTGGACGTTCTCCGAGCAGGGCGCAGGCGGTATCCTCCCGACCCTCAAGCGACTCGCCCGGTCGAACGTCGTCCGGGCCGGCGGCATCCTCGTCCAGCTGGGCACCTTCTGGGTCGTGTTCCGGGTCATCGCGCTGGACCTCGACCTCCTCGGTATCGACGCCTGGTTCGTCTTCGCGAAGGTCACCGGCATCGGCGTCGGCATGCTCGTGAACTACGTCGCCGAGAGCCTGTTCACCTGGCGCGTCCAGCACGACTGA